Proteins from a single region of Lelliottia sp. JS-SCA-14:
- the lpxA gene encoding acyl-ACP--UDP-N-acetylglucosamine O-acyltransferase: MIDKSAFIHPSAIVEEGAVIGANAHIGPFCIVGPHVTIGEGTVLKSHVVVNGHTTIGRDNEIYQFASIGEVNQDLKYAGEPTRVEIGDRNRIRESVTIHRGTVQGGGLTKVGSDNLFMVNAHIAHDCTVGSRCILANNATLAGHVSVDDFAIIGGMTAVHQFCIIGAHVMVGGCSGVAQDVPPYVIAQGNHATPFGVNIEGLKRRGFSREAITAIRNAYKLLYRSGKTLEEAKPEVAELAEQHPEVKAFTEFFERSTRGLIR; this comes from the coding sequence GTGATTGATAAATCCGCCTTTATTCATCCATCTGCCATTGTGGAAGAGGGTGCCGTTATCGGTGCTAACGCCCACATTGGTCCTTTTTGTATTGTTGGCCCCCACGTCACTATTGGCGAGGGTACCGTACTGAAGTCTCACGTCGTCGTGAATGGTCATACGACCATTGGCCGCGACAACGAGATCTATCAGTTTGCCTCCATTGGCGAAGTGAACCAGGATCTGAAATATGCTGGCGAACCAACCCGTGTGGAAATCGGCGATCGTAATCGCATTCGCGAAAGCGTCACCATTCATCGTGGCACAGTACAGGGTGGTGGATTGACGAAGGTGGGCAGCGACAACCTCTTTATGGTGAATGCGCACATCGCGCACGACTGTACCGTAGGCAGCCGCTGTATCCTCGCTAACAACGCAACGCTGGCGGGACACGTATCGGTTGATGATTTCGCGATCATTGGCGGCATGACCGCAGTCCATCAGTTCTGCATCATTGGTGCACACGTGATGGTCGGCGGCTGCTCCGGTGTGGCACAGGATGTCCCACCGTATGTGATTGCGCAGGGCAACCATGCGACGCCGTTTGGCGTCAACATTGAAGGTCTCAAGCGTCGTGGCTTTAGCCGCGAAGCGATCACCGCGATCCGCAACGCGTACAAACTTCTTTACCGTAGCGGCAAAACGCTGGAAGAGGCCAAGCCAGAAGTTGCAGAGCTGGCAGAACAGCACCCTGAAGTGAAAGCGTTCACCGAGTTCTTTGAACGCTCAACTCGCGGTCTGATTCGTTAA
- the lpxB gene encoding lipid-A-disaccharide synthase has translation MVDNRPLTIALVAGETSGDILGAGLIRALKARVPNARFVGVAGPLMQAEGCEAWYEMEELAVMGIVEVLGRLRRLLHIRADLTRRFTDLKPDVFVGIDAPDFNITLEGNLKKQGIKTIHYVSPSVWAWRQKRVFKIGRSTDLVLAFLPFEKAFYDRFNVPCRFIGHTMADAMPLDPDKNAARDILGIPHDAHCLALLPGSRGAEVEMLSADFLKTAQILRQTYPDLEVVVPLVNAKRREQFERIKAEVAPDLHIHLLDGKGREAMVASDAALLASGTAALECMLAKCPMVVGYRMKPFTFWLAKRLVKTDYVSLPNLLAGRELVKELLQEECQPQALADALLPLLADGKTSHQMHDTFRELHQQIRCNADEQAADAVLELAK, from the coding sequence ATGGTCGACAATCGTCCATTAACGATAGCCCTGGTCGCCGGAGAAACCTCCGGCGATATTCTTGGTGCAGGTCTTATCCGCGCACTCAAGGCTCGCGTACCTAACGCCCGCTTTGTCGGCGTCGCCGGTCCGCTGATGCAGGCCGAAGGCTGCGAAGCCTGGTACGAAATGGAAGAGCTGGCGGTGATGGGCATTGTGGAAGTGCTGGGCCGTTTGCGCCGTCTGCTGCACATTCGCGCCGATCTCACCCGTCGTTTTACCGATCTCAAACCCGATGTCTTTGTCGGTATCGATGCTCCTGATTTCAATATTACCCTCGAAGGGAACCTGAAAAAGCAGGGTATCAAAACGATCCACTACGTCAGTCCGTCCGTCTGGGCGTGGCGACAGAAACGTGTTTTCAAAATAGGCAGATCGACCGATCTGGTGCTTGCTTTTCTGCCTTTCGAAAAAGCGTTTTACGATAGATTCAACGTTCCGTGCCGCTTTATCGGTCATACCATGGCAGACGCCATGCCGCTTGATCCGGATAAAAACGCGGCGCGCGATATTCTCGGCATCCCTCACGACGCCCACTGTCTGGCCCTATTGCCAGGTAGTCGCGGTGCGGAAGTGGAAATGCTCAGCGCCGATTTCCTGAAAACGGCGCAAATCCTGCGTCAGACCTACCCGGATCTGGAAGTGGTCGTCCCGCTGGTGAATGCGAAACGCCGCGAGCAGTTCGAGCGCATCAAGGCCGAAGTGGCCCCGGACCTGCACATCCACTTGCTGGATGGTAAAGGTCGTGAGGCGATGGTCGCCAGCGATGCTGCGCTGCTTGCTTCGGGCACGGCGGCGCTGGAGTGCATGCTCGCCAAGTGTCCGATGGTGGTGGGCTATCGCATGAAGCCGTTCACCTTCTGGCTGGCGAAACGCCTGGTGAAAACGGATTATGTGTCGCTGCCGAACCTGCTGGCCGGTCGTGAACTGGTGAAAGAGTTATTGCAGGAAGAGTGTCAGCCGCAGGCGTTAGCCGATGCGTTGCTGCCGCTGCTGGCCGACGGTAAAACCAGCCACCAGATGCATGACACATTCCGGGAGTTGCATCAGCAGATCCGCTGTAATGCCGATGAGCAGGCGGCGGATGCGGTGCTGGAGTTAGCAAAATGA
- the rnhB gene encoding ribonuclease HII, translating to MMEFVYPHTHLVAGVDEVGRGPLVGAVVTAAVILDPNRPIVGLNDSKKLSEKRRLALFDEIKEKALAWSLGRAEPEEIDRLNILHATMLAMQRAVAGLNIVPEYVLIDGNRCPALPMPSLAVVKGDSRVPEISAASIIAKVTRDAEMAALDVTFPQYGFAQHKGYPTAFHLERLAEHGATEHHRRSFGPVKRALGLVS from the coding sequence ATGATGGAATTTGTTTACCCTCACACGCACCTTGTTGCGGGTGTGGACGAAGTCGGACGCGGTCCGCTGGTCGGTGCGGTGGTGACTGCCGCCGTCATCCTCGACCCTAATCGCCCGATTGTTGGGCTGAACGACTCAAAAAAGCTTTCCGAAAAGCGCCGTCTGGCGTTGTTCGATGAGATCAAAGAAAAAGCGCTGGCGTGGAGCTTAGGCCGCGCCGAGCCTGAAGAGATCGACCGGCTTAATATTCTGCATGCCACCATGCTGGCGATGCAGCGCGCCGTTGCCGGGCTGAACATCGTCCCGGAATATGTGCTGATCGACGGCAACCGCTGCCCGGCACTGCCGATGCCGTCGCTGGCAGTAGTGAAGGGCGACAGCCGCGTGCCTGAAATCAGCGCGGCATCCATTATTGCTAAAGTCACACGCGATGCTGAAATGGCCGCGCTGGACGTCACTTTTCCCCAGTATGGCTTTGCCCAGCACAAGGGGTATCCGACCGCTTTCCATCTGGAAAGACTGGCTGAACACGGCGCAACTGAACATCATCGACGCAGTTTTGGTCCGGTGAAACGCGCACTGGGACTGGTGTCCTGA
- the dnaE gene encoding DNA polymerase III subunit alpha: protein MAEPRFVHLRVHSDYSMIDGLAKTGPLVKKAASLGMPALAITDFTNLCGLVKFYGTAHGSGLKPIVGADFHVQSDLIGDELTQISVLAMNNTGYQNLTLLISRAYQRGYGAAGPWIDREWLAELNEGLLLISGGRMGDVGKSLIRGNSVLVDQCVAFYEEHFPDRFYLELIRTGRPDEESYLHAAVALAEERGLPVVATNDVRFLEPGDFDAHEIRVAIHDGFTLDDPKRPRNYSSQQYMRNEDEMCELFADIPEALENSVEIARRCNVTVRLGEYFLPQFPTGDMTTEDFLVVKSKEGLEERLEFLFPDPAVRAEKRPPYDERLDIELQVINQMGFPGYFLIVMEFIQWSKDNGVPVGPGRGSGAGSLVAYALKITDLDPLEFDLLFERFLNPERVSMPDFDVDFCMEKRDQVIEHVADMYGRDAVSQIITFGTMAAKAVIRDVGRVLGHPYGFVDRISKLVPPDPGMTLAKAFEAEPQLPEIYEADEEVKALIDMARKLEGVTRNAGKHAGGVVIAPTKITDFAPLYCDESGQHPVTQFDKNDVEYAGLVKFDFLGLRTLTIIDWALKMINPRRAKQGLEPIDIAAIPLDDKKSFDMLQRSETTAVFQLESRGMKDLIKRLQPDCFEDMIALVALFRPGPLQSGMVDNFIDRKHGREEISYPDVQWQHECLKPVLEPTYGIILYQEQVMQIAQELSGYTLGGADMLRRAMGKKKPEEMAKQRGTFEEGAKSRGVDGELAMKIFDLVEKFAGYGFNKSHSAAYALVSYQTLWLKAHYPAEFMAAVMTADMDNTEKVVGLVDECWRMGLKILPPDINAGMYHFHVNDDGEIVYGIGAIKGVGEGPIEAIIEARNNGGYFRELFDLCARTDTKKLNRRVLEKLIMSGAFDRLGPHRAALMNSLGDALKAADQHAKAEAIGQADMFGVLAEEPEQIEQSYANCQPWPEHTVLEGERETLGLYLTGHPINQYLKEIERYVGGYRLKDMHPTERGKMTTAAGLVIAARVMVTKRGNRIGICTLDDRSGRLEVMLFTEALEKYQHLLENDRILIVSGQVSFDDFSGGLKMMAREVMDIDEAREKYARGLAISLTDRQIDDQLLNRLRQSLEPHRSGTIPVHLYYQRADARARLRFGATWRVSPSDRLLNDLRGLIGSEQVELEFD from the coding sequence ATGGCTGAACCACGTTTCGTACACCTGCGGGTGCATAGCGACTACTCCATGATTGATGGGCTGGCGAAGACCGGGCCGCTGGTAAAAAAGGCGGCCTCTCTTGGTATGCCTGCGCTGGCGATCACCGATTTCACTAACCTTTGCGGTCTGGTGAAGTTCTACGGAACGGCGCATGGCTCGGGGCTTAAGCCCATTGTCGGCGCAGATTTTCACGTCCAGAGCGATCTGATCGGCGATGAGCTGACGCAAATTTCCGTGCTCGCGATGAATAACACGGGCTACCAAAACCTGACGCTGCTGATCTCCCGCGCCTACCAGCGCGGCTACGGCGCGGCAGGCCCATGGATCGACCGCGAGTGGCTGGCAGAGCTGAATGAGGGTTTACTGCTCATCTCTGGCGGCCGCATGGGTGATGTCGGTAAAAGCCTGATCCGTGGCAACAGCGTGCTCGTCGACCAGTGCGTCGCATTTTATGAAGAACACTTCCCGGATCGCTTCTATCTGGAGTTGATCCGTACCGGTCGTCCTGATGAGGAGAGCTATCTGCATGCGGCGGTAGCCCTTGCGGAAGAGCGCGGTCTGCCTGTCGTGGCTACCAATGACGTCCGTTTCCTTGAACCGGGTGATTTTGATGCGCACGAGATCCGTGTCGCCATCCACGATGGTTTTACCCTCGACGATCCGAAACGACCGCGTAACTACTCTTCGCAGCAGTACATGCGTAACGAAGACGAGATGTGCGAGCTGTTCGCCGACATCCCGGAAGCGCTGGAAAACAGCGTCGAAATCGCCCGTCGCTGCAACGTCACCGTTCGCCTGGGCGAATACTTCCTGCCGCAGTTCCCGACCGGCGATATGACCACCGAAGATTTCCTCGTGGTGAAATCGAAAGAGGGTCTGGAAGAGCGTCTGGAATTCCTGTTCCCGGATCCGGCCGTACGCGCCGAAAAACGCCCACCGTATGATGAACGTCTGGATATCGAACTCCAGGTGATCAACCAGATGGGGTTCCCGGGTTACTTCCTGATCGTAATGGAATTTATCCAGTGGTCGAAGGACAACGGCGTGCCGGTAGGGCCTGGCCGTGGTTCCGGTGCGGGTTCGCTTGTGGCCTATGCGCTAAAAATTACCGACCTCGATCCGCTGGAGTTCGACCTGCTGTTCGAACGTTTCCTTAACCCGGAACGTGTCTCGATGCCCGACTTCGACGTTGACTTCTGCATGGAGAAACGCGACCAGGTAATTGAGCACGTCGCGGACATGTACGGTCGTGACGCGGTATCGCAGATTATTACCTTCGGTACGATGGCGGCGAAAGCGGTTATCCGCGACGTGGGCCGCGTGCTGGGCCACCCGTACGGTTTTGTCGATCGCATCTCCAAACTGGTGCCGCCCGATCCGGGCATGACCCTGGCGAAAGCCTTCGAAGCCGAGCCGCAGCTGCCGGAAATCTACGAAGCGGACGAAGAGGTCAAAGCGCTGATCGACATGGCGCGCAAGCTGGAAGGTGTGACGCGTAACGCCGGTAAACACGCCGGTGGTGTGGTGATCGCCCCGACCAAAATTACCGATTTTGCGCCGCTGTATTGCGACGAATCGGGCCAGCATCCGGTCACACAGTTCGACAAGAACGACGTGGAGTACGCGGGCCTGGTGAAGTTCGACTTCCTCGGTTTGCGAACGCTCACTATCATCGACTGGGCGCTGAAGATGATCAACCCGCGCCGGGCCAAACAGGGCCTGGAGCCGATTGATATCGCCGCCATTCCGCTCGATGACAAGAAAAGCTTCGACATGCTGCAGCGCTCGGAAACCACGGCGGTGTTCCAGCTTGAATCCCGCGGCATGAAAGACCTGATTAAGCGTCTGCAGCCCGACTGCTTCGAAGATATGATCGCGCTGGTGGCCCTGTTCCGTCCGGGCCCGTTGCAGTCCGGGATGGTAGATAACTTTATTGACCGTAAGCACGGTCGCGAAGAGATTTCCTACCCTGACGTTCAGTGGCAGCATGAGTGTCTGAAGCCGGTTCTGGAGCCGACCTACGGCATTATCCTGTACCAGGAACAGGTGATGCAGATTGCGCAGGAGCTTTCCGGCTATACCCTGGGCGGCGCGGATATGCTGCGTCGTGCGATGGGTAAGAAAAAGCCGGAAGAGATGGCGAAGCAGCGCGGCACCTTTGAAGAGGGCGCGAAAAGCCGGGGCGTAGACGGCGAGCTGGCGATGAAAATCTTCGACCTGGTGGAGAAATTCGCCGGTTACGGGTTTAACAAATCGCACTCCGCAGCCTACGCGCTGGTCTCGTATCAAACCCTGTGGCTGAAAGCGCACTATCCGGCAGAATTTATGGCGGCCGTGATGACCGCCGATATGGATAACACCGAAAAAGTGGTTGGCCTGGTGGATGAGTGCTGGCGCATGGGGCTGAAAATCCTGCCGCCGGACATCAACGCCGGGATGTACCATTTCCACGTCAATGACGACGGTGAAATTGTTTACGGGATCGGCGCCATCAAAGGCGTGGGCGAAGGCCCGATCGAAGCGATTATCGAAGCGCGTAACAACGGCGGTTACTTCCGCGAGCTGTTCGATCTTTGCGCTCGTACCGACACCAAAAAGCTGAACCGTCGGGTGCTGGAAAAACTGATTATGTCCGGGGCGTTTGACCGCCTCGGCCCGCACCGCGCGGCGCTGATGAATTCCCTCGGCGACGCGCTGAAAGCGGCTGACCAGCACGCGAAAGCGGAAGCGATTGGTCAGGCAGATATGTTTGGCGTGCTGGCGGAAGAGCCTGAGCAGATTGAGCAGTCTTATGCCAACTGCCAGCCGTGGCCAGAACATACGGTACTGGAAGGGGAGCGTGAAACGTTGGGGTTGTACCTGACGGGTCACCCGATCAACCAGTATCTGAAAGAAATTGAGCGCTATGTCGGAGGCTACAGGCTAAAAGACATGCATCCGACTGAACGTGGTAAAATGACCACGGCGGCGGGGCTCGTCATTGCTGCGCGGGTTATGGTCACCAAGCGCGGTAATCGCATCGGCATCTGTACGCTGGATGACCGCTCCGGGCGGCTGGAGGTGATGTTATTCACCGAAGCGCTGGAAAAATACCAGCATTTGCTGGAAAACGACCGCATACTTATCGTCAGCGGACAGGTCAGCTTTGATGACTTCAGCGGCGGGCTTAAAATGATGGCCCGTGAAGTGATGGATATTGACGAAGCCCGGGAAAAATATGCTCGCGGGCTTGCTATCTCGCTGACGGACAGGCAAATTGATGACCAGCTTTTAAACCGACTCCGTCAGTCTCTGGAACCCCATCGTTCGGGGACCATTCCAGTACATCTCTACTATCAGAGGGCGGATGCACGTGCGCGATTGCGCTTTGGTGCAACGTGGCGTGTCTCTCCGAGCGATCGTTTACTCAACGATCTCCGTGGCCTCATTGGTTCGGAGCAGGTGGAACTGGAGTTTGACTAA
- the accA gene encoding acetyl-CoA carboxylase carboxyl transferase subunit alpha, translating into MSLNFLDFEQPIAELEAKIDSLTAVSRQDEKLDINIDEEVHRLREKSVELTRKIFADLGAWQIAQLARHPQRPYTLDYVRLAFDEFDELAGDRAYADDKAIVGGIARLDGRPVMIIGHQKGRETKEKIRRNFGMPAPEGYRKALRLMEMAERFNMPIVTFIDTPGAYPGVGAEERGQSEAIARNLREMSRLSVPVICTVIGEGGSGGALAIGVGDKVNMLQYSTYSVISPEGCASILWKSADKAPLAAEAMGIIAPRLKELKLIDTVIPEPLGGAHRKPEVMAASLKAQLLADLADLDVLSKEDLLNRRYQRLMNYGYA; encoded by the coding sequence ATGAGTCTGAATTTCCTTGATTTCGAACAGCCGATTGCAGAGCTGGAAGCGAAAATCGATTCTTTGACAGCGGTAAGCCGTCAGGATGAAAAACTGGATATTAACATCGACGAAGAAGTGCATCGTCTGCGTGAAAAAAGCGTAGAACTGACGCGCAAAATCTTTGCCGATCTCGGCGCATGGCAGATTGCCCAGCTGGCTCGTCATCCACAGCGCCCGTACACCCTGGATTATGTCCGCCTGGCGTTTGATGAATTTGACGAACTGGCAGGCGATCGCGCTTATGCTGACGACAAAGCCATTGTCGGCGGTATCGCACGTCTGGATGGTCGCCCGGTGATGATCATTGGTCATCAGAAAGGCCGTGAAACCAAAGAGAAGATCCGTCGTAACTTTGGTATGCCAGCGCCGGAAGGTTACCGCAAGGCCCTGCGCCTGATGGAAATGGCCGAGCGCTTTAACATGCCGATCGTGACCTTTATCGACACCCCAGGTGCCTACCCGGGCGTCGGTGCTGAAGAGCGCGGTCAGTCTGAAGCTATCGCACGCAACCTGCGCGAAATGTCTCGTCTGTCCGTTCCGGTGATTTGTACCGTGATCGGTGAAGGCGGTTCCGGTGGCGCACTGGCTATCGGCGTGGGCGATAAAGTGAATATGCTGCAGTACAGCACCTATTCCGTTATCTCTCCGGAAGGCTGTGCGTCCATTCTGTGGAAGAGCGCAGACAAAGCGCCGCTGGCGGCGGAAGCGATGGGTATCATCGCGCCACGTCTGAAAGAGCTGAAGCTGATCGATACCGTGATCCCAGAACCACTGGGTGGCGCGCATCGTAAGCCGGAAGTGATGGCCGCTTCTCTCAAGGCACAGCTGCTGGCTGACCTGGCCGATCTCGATGTGTTGAGCAAAGAAGACCTGCTCAATCGTCGCTATCAGCGCCTGATGAACTACGGTTACGCCTAA
- a CDS encoding lysine decarboxylase LdcC, which yields MNIIAIMGPHGVFYKDEPIKELEQSLKDRGFQLIWPHNSADLLKVIEHNPRICGVVFDWDEYDLELCSDINQLNEYLPLYAFINTHSTMDVSAHDMRMALWFFEYALGAADDIATRIGQYTNEYLDNITPPFTRALFNYVKEGKYTFCTPGHMAGTAYQKSPVGCLFYDFFGGNTLKADVSISVTELGSLLDHTGPHLEAEEYIARTFGAEQSYMVTNGTSTSNKIVGMYAAPAGSTLLIDRNCHKSLAHLLMMSDVVPLWLSPTRNALGILGGIPRREFSHAAIEQKVATVAGASWPIHAVITNSTYDGLLYNTNWIKQTLDVPSIHFDSAWVPYTNFHPIYAGKSGMSGERVPGKVFFETQSTHKMLAAFSQASLIHIKGEYDEETFNEAFMMHTTTSPSYPLVASIETAAAMLRGNPGKRLINRSVERALHFRKEVQRLKDEADGWFFDIWQPEEIDEAECWSVAPGESWHGFRDADADHMFLDPVKVTILTPGMDEQGTMSDEGIPAALVAKFLDERGVVVEKTGPYNLLFLFSIGIDKTRAMGLLRGLMEFKRAYDLNLRVKNMLPDLYAEDPDFYRNMRIQDLAQGIHKLIRQHDLPRLMLQAFDVLPEMKLTPHKAWQRQVKGEVETIELENLVGRISANMILPYPPGVPLLMPGEMITEQSRAVLDFLLMLCSIGRHYPGFETDIHGAKRDENGGYWVRVLKKG from the coding sequence ATGAACATCATTGCCATCATGGGTCCACATGGCGTCTTTTATAAAGACGAGCCCATCAAGGAGCTGGAACAATCACTAAAGGATCGCGGATTTCAGCTGATCTGGCCGCACAACAGCGCTGACCTGCTGAAGGTTATCGAGCACAACCCGCGCATTTGCGGCGTCGTTTTTGACTGGGATGAGTACGACCTGGAATTGTGCAGCGATATCAATCAGCTCAACGAATATCTGCCGCTGTATGCATTTATCAACACCCATTCGACGATGGACGTCAGCGCCCACGACATGCGTATGGCGCTCTGGTTCTTTGAATATGCGCTCGGGGCCGCCGATGATATTGCGACGCGCATCGGGCAATACACCAATGAATATCTCGACAACATCACGCCGCCCTTTACCCGCGCGCTGTTCAACTATGTAAAAGAGGGCAAATACACCTTCTGTACGCCGGGGCACATGGCGGGCACGGCGTACCAGAAAAGCCCGGTCGGCTGCCTGTTCTACGATTTCTTCGGGGGCAACACGCTGAAAGCGGATGTCTCGATCTCGGTGACGGAACTCGGCTCGCTGCTGGATCACACCGGTCCGCATCTGGAGGCGGAAGAGTATATCGCCCGCACCTTTGGGGCCGAGCAGAGCTATATGGTGACCAACGGCACCTCTACCTCCAATAAGATTGTCGGGATGTATGCCGCGCCTGCCGGAAGCACGCTGCTGATCGACCGTAACTGCCACAAATCATTGGCGCACTTATTAATGATGAGCGACGTCGTCCCGCTCTGGCTGTCGCCGACACGTAATGCGCTGGGGATTCTGGGCGGCATTCCGCGCCGTGAATTCTCCCATGCGGCAATCGAACAGAAAGTCGCAACGGTTGCGGGCGCGAGCTGGCCGATTCATGCGGTGATCACCAACTCGACCTACGACGGCCTGCTCTACAACACCAACTGGATCAAGCAAACGCTGGACGTGCCGTCGATTCACTTTGATTCCGCCTGGGTGCCCTACACCAACTTCCACCCGATTTATGCGGGCAAAAGTGGCATGAGCGGCGAGCGGGTGCCGGGCAAAGTGTTCTTCGAAACTCAGTCGACGCACAAAATGCTGGCGGCGTTCTCCCAGGCCTCGCTGATCCACATTAAGGGCGAATACGACGAAGAGACCTTCAACGAAGCCTTTATGATGCACACCACGACATCGCCGAGCTATCCGCTGGTGGCCTCGATTGAAACGGCAGCGGCGATGCTCCGCGGGAATCCGGGCAAACGCCTGATCAATCGTTCGGTTGAGCGCGCGCTGCATTTCCGGAAAGAGGTCCAGCGGCTTAAAGATGAGGCCGACGGCTGGTTCTTTGATATCTGGCAGCCGGAAGAGATTGATGAAGCCGAGTGCTGGTCCGTCGCGCCGGGCGAGAGCTGGCACGGGTTTCGCGACGCTGATGCGGATCATATGTTCCTCGATCCGGTGAAAGTCACCATTCTGACGCCGGGGATGGACGAACAGGGAACGATGAGCGACGAAGGGATCCCCGCTGCGCTGGTGGCGAAATTCCTCGATGAACGCGGCGTGGTGGTGGAGAAAACCGGACCGTACAATCTGCTCTTCCTGTTCAGTATCGGGATCGATAAAACCCGTGCGATGGGGCTGCTGCGGGGACTGATGGAGTTCAAACGCGCCTACGATCTCAATCTGCGAGTAAAAAACATGCTGCCGGATCTGTACGCCGAAGATCCCGATTTCTATCGCAACATGCGGATCCAGGATCTGGCTCAGGGGATCCACAAGCTGATCCGTCAGCACGATCTGCCGCGGCTGATGCTGCAGGCATTCGACGTTTTGCCGGAGATGAAACTGACGCCGCACAAGGCCTGGCAACGTCAGGTGAAAGGCGAGGTGGAAACCATCGAACTCGAAAATCTGGTGGGACGCATCTCGGCGAACATGATCCTGCCATATCCGCCGGGCGTGCCGCTGTTGATGCCGGGAGAGATGATCACCGAACAAAGCCGGGCGGTGCTCGACTTCCTGCTGATGCTCTGTTCGATAGGGCGTCACTATCCCGGTTTTGAAACCGATATCCACGGCGCGAAGCGTGATGAGAACGGCGGTTACTGGGTGCGAGTCTTAAAAAAGGGGTGA
- a CDS encoding VOC family protein: protein MLGLKQVHHIAIIATDYAKSKAFYCDILGFTLMSEAYRAERDSWKGDLALNGQYVIELFSFPFPPARPSRPEACGLRHLAFSVDDIEQAVKHLEGHGVKCEAIRIDPFTDKRFTFFNDPDGLPLELYQQ from the coding sequence ATGCTGGGTTTAAAACAGGTTCACCATATTGCGATCATTGCGACTGATTACGCCAAAAGTAAGGCGTTTTATTGCGACATTCTCGGGTTCACGCTGATGAGCGAAGCTTATCGCGCCGAGAGAGATTCGTGGAAAGGTGACCTGGCGTTGAACGGGCAATATGTGATTGAGCTGTTCTCCTTTCCTTTCCCGCCAGCGCGCCCGTCGCGACCGGAAGCCTGCGGGCTTCGCCATCTCGCTTTCAGCGTGGACGATATCGAACAGGCGGTGAAGCATCTCGAAGGGCATGGCGTGAAGTGCGAAGCGATTCGCATCGATCCGTTTACCGACAAGCGCTTTACCTTCTTCAACGATCCCGATGGTTTACCGCTGGAGCTTTATCAGCAGTAA
- the tilS gene encoding tRNA lysidine(34) synthetase TilS, which yields MTQPAIAQSVYPYRQLLVGFSGGLDSTVLLHRLMLWREHQPEVQIRAIHIHHGLSAHADEWVAHCEALCLAWKIPLIVERVTLKDEGLGTEAQARKARYGAFEKTLLPGEAMVTAQHLDDQCETFLLALKRGSGPAGLSAMAERSEFAGTHLLRPLLSETRASLEHWAQEHNLRWIEDESNQDDGYDRNFLRLRILPALSQRWPHFAEATARSARLCAEQESLLDELLSEELTSLVTEEGALRMAPLQAMSPMRRGALFRRWLAGHHAQMPSRDMLNRIWDEVVQAREDANPCLHLNGFEIRRFKEQLWWVKHQPSLADNIIPWPDVHEPLNLPQGAGWVSLAAPGNVRLPELGEEVTIRFKASGNLHIVGRNGGRKLKKIWQECNVPPWRRDTTPLLFYGENLMAAAGIFVTQEGWAEEGVSFEWKA from the coding sequence ATGACGCAACCTGCGATCGCTCAGTCTGTTTACCCGTACCGCCAGCTGCTGGTGGGCTTTAGCGGTGGCCTGGATTCCACCGTCCTGCTGCACCGGCTGATGCTGTGGCGCGAACACCAGCCTGAGGTGCAGATCCGCGCCATTCATATTCACCACGGGCTTAGCGCGCACGCCGACGAGTGGGTCGCCCACTGCGAAGCGCTTTGCCTGGCATGGAAAATCCCTTTAATCGTTGAACGAGTAACGCTTAAAGATGAAGGCCTCGGGACGGAAGCTCAGGCGCGGAAAGCGCGCTACGGCGCATTTGAAAAAACGCTTCTGCCCGGTGAAGCGATGGTGACGGCGCAGCATCTCGACGATCAGTGTGAAACCTTTTTATTAGCACTTAAGCGCGGCAGCGGCCCGGCGGGTCTATCCGCAATGGCTGAGCGCAGTGAGTTTGCCGGAACACACCTGCTGCGTCCTTTACTGAGTGAAACCCGCGCGTCGCTGGAACACTGGGCGCAGGAACACAACTTGCGCTGGATAGAAGACGAAAGTAATCAGGACGACGGCTACGATCGTAACTTCCTGCGCCTGCGTATTTTGCCTGCGCTCTCGCAGCGCTGGCCGCACTTTGCCGAGGCGACGGCAAGAAGTGCGAGACTCTGCGCAGAGCAGGAGAGCCTGCTGGATGAATTGCTGAGTGAAGAGCTGACAAGCCTCGTCACGGAAGAGGGGGCTCTGAGGATGGCGCCGCTGCAAGCGATGAGCCCGATGCGTCGCGGTGCGCTGTTCCGGCGCTGGCTGGCGGGTCATCACGCGCAAATGCCCTCGCGCGATATGCTCAACCGAATCTGGGATGAAGTGGTTCAGGCGCGCGAAGATGCCAATCCGTGTCTGCATCTCAATGGCTTTGAGATTCGACGCTTCAAAGAGCAGCTCTGGTGGGTGAAGCATCAGCCGTCGCTGGCAGATAACATCATCCCCTGGCCTGATGTCCACGAGCCGCTGAATCTCCCGCAAGGGGCGGGTTGGGTTTCTCTTGCGGCACCCGGAAATGTGCGTCTGCCAGAATTGGGTGAAGAGGTGACGATCCGCTTTAAGGCCAGCGGGAATTTACACATTGTGGGCCGAAACGGAGGACGTAAGCTGAAAAAAATCTGGCAGGAGTGCAACGTTCCGCCGTGGCGGCGCGATACCACGCCTCTGCTTTTTTATGGTGAAAACTTGATGGCGGCGGCGGGGATCTTTGTCACGCAGGAAGGCTGGGCGGAAGAGGGGGTAAGCTTTGAATGGAAGGCGTAA